A single region of the Bicyclus anynana chromosome 14, ilBicAnyn1.1, whole genome shotgun sequence genome encodes:
- the LOC112054132 gene encoding ATP-dependent translocase ABCB1-like, translated as MKDFEENGKAKNYTVTDLSQVEFTKNDTGSGKSNDAETEEVPSVSFFSLYRFATGMDKFYIFLAIIFSLICGATTPLNTLLFASLLQSMVDYGISIIIGNPQGEVFIAAVRDFAIYNSIIGAVLVVLSYGATVLMNISAFNQVYRIRQEYLKAALNQDFEYFDTHQTGDFASKMTDDVVKLEDGIGEKLATFIFYQASFVSSIIMALVKGWKLALLCLISFPVTLTLVGIAGLIASRLSKKEAAASGKAGSIAEEVLTAIRTVYAFSGQSKEIERYDGHLAEARSINIKKGFFNGIAMGTLFFCIFCAYAMSFWFGYRLMQTEPETYDVNTMIAVFFGVMMGSANFGISSTLMEVFGVARGAGAQIFNLIENVPTINPLLNRGITPSSIEGNIELRNVVFQYPSRPDVPVLKGVSISVQRGQSVALVGHSGCGKSTIIQLLSRYYDVIDGSVSIDGNDVRELSVRWLRAQIGLVGQEPVLFNTTVRENIRYGREDASDEDIEKCARQANAHEFIMKLPSGYDTLVGERGASLSGGQKQRIAIARALVRNPHILLLDEATSALDTSSEAKVQKALDKAQEGRTTIVVAHRLSTIRNVDKIYVFKSGTVVETGNHMELMNKKGHYYDMVMLQSSPDLNETEPGKDVLARTMSVQSEKDEDEHFEPKMEVAPSTIEIKDPSFVDVVKLNSPEWKSITAASVCSIISGFAMPILAIILGDFVGVLSNPDTDAVQAQVREYALIFVGVGVFSGITNFIMVSMYGVAGEHLTARLRKLMFKNLLEQEIGFFDDKNNSTGALCARLSGEAAQVQGATGQRIGTVLQAFGTFTFSLAVSLYFEWRLGLVALAFVPLMAAVLYKQGRMVTAESFGTAKTMEQSSKLAVEAVANVRTVASLGREATFLQDYAIQLLPALEIAKKTSHWRGIVFGLSRGLFNFIYAATLYYGGTLMVYQGVDYATILKSAQTLLMGSSSAAQAFAFAPNFQKGIKAAGRVIVILNRQSKITDPLSPAVMNFKGTGEASLQNVHFKYPTRQTIQVLKNFNLEIENGKTIALVGASGCGKSTIIQLLERYYDPDSGIVAQNGIPLSKLRLVDMRQSIGFVQQEPVLFDRTIGENIAYGDNSRYPTKDEIIEAAKQANIHNFIASLPMGYDTNIGSKGTQLSGGQKQRVAIARALIRKPNMLLLDEATSALDTESEKVVQEALDAAKAGRTCVLIAHRLSTVRDADAICVLSGGLVAERGTHKELIQLKGLYYKLNRRGYA; from the exons ATGAAGGACTTCGAGGAGAACGGTAAagctaagaattacacagtgaCTGATTTGTCTCAAGTGGAATTTACCAAGAATGACACGGGTAGCGGAAAAAGCAA TGACGCGGAGACGGAAGAAGTACCGAGCGTATCTTTTTTTTCCTTA TACAGATTCGCAACCGGAATGGACAAGTTCTACATATTCCTCGCCATCATATTTTCATTGATATGTGGAGCTACAACACCTCTGAATACTCTACTGTTCGCTTCGTTATTACAAAGCATGGTCGACTACGGGATATCTATAATCATTGGGAACCCGCAAGGAGAAGTTTTTATAGCGGCTGTGAGAGATTTCGCAATATACAACAGCATTATAGGAGCTGTTCTTGTTGTTCTGTCGTATGGTGCAACTGTACTCATGAACATATCTGCGTTTAATCAg GTATATCGGATACGGCAGGAATATTTGAAAGCAGCTTTAAATCAAGACTTTGAATACTTTGACACTCATCAAACTGGCGACTTCGCTTCCAAAATGACAGA CGATGTTGTAAAACTCGAGGACGGAATCGGAGAAAAGTTAGCGACGTTTATATTCTACCAGGCGTCATTTGTCAGCTCAATAATTATGGCACTGGTCAAGGGATGGAAACTTGCGCTGTTGTGCCTAATATCGTTTCCGGTGACTTTGACGCTTGTTGGAATAGCAGGATTG attGCATCTCGACTATCTAAGAAGGAGGCTGCCGCATCAGGCAAAGCTGGTTCTATAGCAGAAGAGGTGCTCACAGCAATACGGACGGTGTACGCGTTTAGTGGTCAGTCGAAAGAAATAGAAAGATACGATGGTCACCTTGCAGAAGCCAGGAGTATCAATATCAAAAAAG GCTTTTTCAATGGTATAGCAATGGGAACGTTGTTCTTCTGCATATTCTGCGCATATGCGATGTCCTTCTGGTTCGGCTATAGACTTATGCAGACTGAGCCAGAGACATATGACGTGAATACAATGATCGCG GTATTTTTTGGTGTGATGATGGGATCAGCAAACTTCGGTATATCGTCTACACTAATGGAAGTGTTCGGAGTGGCTCGGGGCGCCGGCGCACAAATCTTCAACCTGATCGAAAATGTTCCAACTATCAATCCCCTGTTGAACCGCGGGATTACTCCTTCATCTATTGAGGGCAACATTGAACTGCGTAACGTCGTGTTCCAGTATCCGTCTAGACCCGATGTTCCG GTTTTGAAAGGTGTAAGTATCAGCGTACAGCGTGGACAATCAGTTGCCTTAGTTGGGCACTCAGGATGTGGAAAGTCTACAATTATACAGCTTTTGTCGAGATATTACGACGTTATCGACGGAAGT GTATCCATAGACGGTAACGATGTACGAGAGCTGTCAGTACGGTGGCTGCGTGCCCAAATCGGGCTGGTGGGTCAGGAGCCAGTTCTGTTCAACACGACGGTACGGGAAAACATTCGTTATGGCCGCGAGGATGCCTCTGATGAAGACATTGAGAAATGCGCGCGCCAGGCCAATGCACATGAGTTCATTATGAAACTACCCTCg GGCTATGATACATTGGTTGGGGAACGAGGAGCGTCGCTTTCAGGCGGACAAAAACAAAGGATAGCTATCGCTCGGGCACTTGTGCGTAATCCTCATATTTTGCTGCTCGACGAGGCAACCAGCGCTTTAGATACTTCCTCAGAAGCTAAAGTACAAAAGGCGCTTGACAAG GCGCAAGAAGGACGCACGACAATCGTTGTAGCTCATAGGCTTTCAACAATAAGGAATGTTGACAAAATTTACGTTTTCAAAAGTGGCACTGTAGTTGAGACTGGAAATCATATGGAGCTGATGAACAAAAAAGGTCACTACTACGATATGGTGATGCTACAATCATCTCCAGATTTAAATGAAAcag AGCCAGGTAAAGACGTATTAGCAAGGACAATGTCTGTGCAAAGTGAAAAGGATGAAGATGAACATTTTGAACCAAAAATGGAG GTAGCACCTTCAACTATAGAAATAAAAGATCCGTCGTTTGTTGACGTGGTGAAGCTCAATTCTCCCGAATGGAAGTCTATAACAGCTGCTAGCGTTTGCTCCATAATCAGCGGTTTCGCTATGCCGATCCTTGCTATTATTCTCGGTGACTTTGTTGGC GTCCTTTCTAACCCTGATACCGATGCAGTTCAAGCACAAGTGCGTGAATATGCCCTTATATTTGTAGGTGTTGGAGTTTTTTCAGGAATCACGAACTTTATaatg gTTTCCATGTACGGTGTGGCTGGCGAACATCTTACGGCCCGATTGCGGAAACTGATGTTCAAAAATTTATTAGAGCAAGAAATTGGATTCTTTGACGACAAAAACAATTCTACAGGAGCTTTATGTGCTCGTTTATCGGGCGAAGCAGCACAAGTACAAGGG GCAACAGGTCAGAGAATTGGCACAGTATTGCAAGCTTTTGGCACTTTCACATTTTCGTTGGCAGTTTCATTGTATTTTGAATGGCGTTTGGGACTTGTGGCGTTAGCTTTCGTACCATTAATGGCTGCTGTACTCTACAAACAAGGAAGAATGGTAACTGCTGAATCCTTTGGAACAGCTAAAACTATGGAACAAAGTTCTAAG CTTGCAGTGGAAGCCGTAGCAAATGTACGTACAGTTGCCTCCCTTGGAAGAGAAGCAACGTTTCTGCAGGATTATGCCATACAATTATTACCAGCTCTAGAAATCGCCAAAAAAACATCGCACTGGCGAGGAATAGTGTTCGGCCTTTCCAGAGGCCTGTTTAACTTTATTTACGCTGCCACACTATATTACGGAGGAACTTTAATGGTCTATCAGGGTGTCGATTATGCTACAATACTAAA gTCAGCCCAAACACTACTAATGGGATCGTCTTCAGCCGCGCAAGCATTTGCGTTTGCGCCTAATTTCCAAAAAGGAATCAAGGCAGCAGGACGTGTCATTGTGATACTCAACAGACAGTCTAAAATCACAGATCCACTTTCACCTGCAGTGATGAATTTC AAAGGAACCGGCGAAGCGAGTTTACAAAACGTGCACTTTAAATACCCAACACGGCAAACAATACAAGTCTTAAAGAATTTTAATCTAGAGATAGAAAATGGCAAAACTATTGCATTGGTGGGCGCTAGTGGTTGCGGGAAGAGCACTATAATTCAGCTTCTAGAGAGATACTATGACCCTGACAGCGGCATTGTG GCTCAAAATGGTATACCGCTGTCAAAACTTCGCCTGGTTGATATGAGGCAGTCTATTGGATTTGTACAACAAGAACCAGTACTCTTCGACCGCACTATTGGTGAAAACATAGCTTATGGAGACAACTCGCGATATCCAACGAAAGATGAAATCATTGAAGCCGCCAAACAGGCTAACATACACAATTTCATTGCATCGTTGCCTATG ggatatGACACTAACATTGGTTCGAAAGGGACTCAACTGTCTGGAGGGCAAAAGCAAAGAGTGGCAATAGCAAGAGCTCTGATAAGGAAACCCAATATGCTTCTTCTTGATGAAGCTACTAGCGCATTGGATACAGAAAGTGAAAAG GTAGTGCAAGAGGCGCTGGACGCTGCGAAGGCCGGGCGCACGTGCGTGCTCATCGCGCACCGCCTGAGCACGGTGCGCGACGCGGACGCTATCTGCGTGCTCAGCGGCGGACTGGTGGCGGAGCGCGGCACGCACAAAGAGCTCATACAGCTCAAGGGACTCTATTACAAATTGAATAGACGAGGCTATGCTTAA